Below is a window of Flavobacterium sp. CFS9 DNA.
CAAAACAAAAGCCGGACGATCTTCTAAAGCATCCATAATTTGCTTTAATCGTTTAATTTCGGCAAAGAAGTACGATTCACTATCGGCTAACGAATCGGACAATCGCATTGAAACTAAAACAGGAAGTGGATGTATATTAGCTTTTGAAGCACAAACAACTGAACCAATTCCACCTAAAACCATATTAATTCCTAAACTTCTCAAAAAAGTACTTTTACCCGACATATTTGAACCCGTTAGAATCATGAAAGATTCAGGATAAAAGTGAGTATCATTCCCTACTCTTGTTGTTGGATTCAACAAAGGATGACTCAAATTTGAAAATCCAATTTGATACTCGGAATTAATTTCAGGAAACACAAAATCAGGATTATTATAGGATAGGTTGGCTAAACTGTTCAGAGCTTCAAATTCACCAACTATATTAATCCATTGCTCCAGCTTTTCAGAATAGTTATCTTTCCACTTTAAAAGCGCTTGTAAAACATGCAGATTGAATAAAAACATACCATTAAAAACCGTAGCCGTCACAAAATTATTGATCGTATCCATTCTCGAAAACAACTCTGAAAGATCTTTTAAATGTTTGCTCGCCGTTGCATTCTTAAAAATAAGCTCCTGCTGTAACGCAATCAATCTTTTTGACTGAAAAGTTTCCGTTTCAATTTTCTGAACCAGTAAACTATATTGCTTAATCATTTTATCCACATTATCAGCCTTTGCTATCTCTGACTGAATTCGTTTAAAAGAACTACCTAAAACAATCATATTCGCAATAAAAATATACGACAGATAAGATAATAAAATTATTTTTGAAGTAATGAAATAAGCTGTTAGAAAGCCAAAAAATAAGACTGGAAGAATAACTGATAATGCAATTAAAACTTTAGGTAATTTATTATTTTTAAATGATTTCCAATAAATTAAAGCATCATAAGTATTCTTTGTGTCATAACTAATCATTGCCAGGGCCAAAAAATCCTGACGCCAATCCATTTTAGTTTTCAATTCGTTGATTGCTTCCTGATTTTCGAGAATAGTTTCATTGGAATACAAATTAAGTAATCGATTTGCCAGTGTTTTTTTTCCGATATAAGTGGCGGTTCTGTTAAGATTTTGAAACAAAGAATGTTCTCCAAAAATATCGAGATCGTACGCATACGGATGATTGAAGTCATTGAATTCTATTCCGTTCTCAAAAGGAAGTTTTTCTCTTTTCAGATAAGCAATTTCGTTCTGATTTAGTTTTAGAACTGCCTTAGTATGTTCTCTCTTAAAAGATAAATGCGAATGAACACGCATTAAAAAAAGAAAACCAACAAAAGACAGAAAAGCAAAAGCTACGTAAAGTATTTCATTCGTTTTTATGTAGTAAAACAATAAAAACAAACACAGAAATACGCTTAAAAGGCGCAGCATACTGATGCTATTGTGTTTTTTGTTGATTTTATTAAAGAGTACTGTATAGTATTCAACTTTATTGTGATAGGCTTCCATTCTTATAAATTAATGAAACACAAATATAGCTTTTACACTTACATTCTAATACTAATTAGTCTCTGAATTTAGGTTTCATGCATAACCAAAACCGGTATCGAAACTTCCTTGGTTATTTTTTTACTGAAACTGGATTCGAAAATACTTTCAAAAAAAGTTTTTTTATGTGTAATAACCGTCAGAACGTCCACATCTTTATAGAGGACAAAATCAAGTATCGTCTCTTTTACTTCATCGCTTGGCAGTACCAGGAACTCTACATTTTCATGAGCAAATTCTTTATCCCATTCTTTAATTGTGGCATCAGAAACATCTGTATTTGATGCTCTAACGTATAAACTTTTTACTTTAGCATTTGTTTTTTTTGCTATTTCCAAAACTTTTCGAAGCTCAGCCTTGTCTTTCTCACGGTAGCGGGTTGTAAAACCAATTGTTTTTATTTTTTTGAATTTTGCATCTGCAGGGATACACAAAACGGGTACTTTAACTTCTGAAATTACAGAACTTGTATTTGACCCCAGAAAGAATTTTGTCCAGTCTGAAACACCTGAAGTTCCCATTATCACAAAATCGATATGATCCTCTTCTACTGCATTTTTCAGATTAAAAATCAAATCACCATCCATTAGACGATGTTTAATCACAATATGATCTAATTTTCGTTCTGCAGCAATAGTTCTAAGCTTCGGAATCTCATCTTTAAACATTTCAAACTTTGCCAGTTCGATTGAGCTGTAAATGGAAGCATAATTTTCAGGGAAAAACTGACTATCGTAAACCGGAATCTCAAAAGTGTGTAACAAAACTAATTCGGCGTTTACAATTTTGGCAAATTCTAAGGCATGGACAAAAGCATTTGTCGCCGCTTCTGAAAAATCTGTGGGAAATAATATCTTTTTCATTTTGCTTGAGATTAAAGGTTTGTTTCTCAAATTTAAACATTCTAATTTCAAATCAAACTGATAATTATCAGTATTTTAACATTTAAAAAATTACTAAAATTGATATTTAAGAGACTACAAGTCTCATTTTCAACTCTACTTTGAATTCGCAACTTTATGGCTTTTTTTATACCTTTGCCACATGATAAATCAAGACTCTATAGTTGCATTGGCTACCCCATCCGGGGCTGGAGCTATTGCGATCATTCGTATTTCAGGTTCCGATGCTATTACCATTGGGAATTCGGTTTTTAAATCCATCAAAAACAAAGACTTAACACTACAGAAAACCCATACTTTGCATCTAGGTCATATTGTGGATGATTCTAAAACACTTGACGAAGTATTAGTTTCCGTTTTTAAAGGACCGAACTCTTATACAGGAGAAAATACGATCGAAATTTCATGTCATGGCTCGACTTATATTCAACAGCAAATTATTCAATTATTGCTCAGAAAAGGATGCCGAATGGCCGATGCAGGAGAATTTACCCTTAGAGCTTTTCTAAATGGAAAACTTGATTTATCGCAGGCAGAAGCGGTTGCTGACTTGATTTCATCAGATAATGAAGCGTCACATCAAATCGCTATGCAGCAAATGCGCGGTGGTTTTAGCAATGAAATTGCCAAACTTCGTGAAGAGTTACTAAACTTTGCTTCTTTAATCGAATTAGAGCTGGATTTTGCTGAAGAGGATGTAGAATTTGCCGACCGAACGCAGTTTCATGATTTACTGAATAGAATTGAATTTGTTCTAAAACGTCTTATTGACTCGTTTGCCGTTGGTAACGTTATTAAAAACGGAATTCCGGTGGCTATCGTAGGCGAACCCAATGTGGGTAAATCTACTTTACTAAATGCCTTATTGAACGAAGAGCGCGCTATTGTTTCTGACATTGCGGGGACAACACGCGACACGATCGAAGATGAACTAGTGATTGGCGGAATTGGTTTCAGATTTATTGATACAGCAGGAATCCGCGAAACTAAAGATGTAGTCGAAAGCATCGGAATCAAAAAAACATTTGAAAAAATTGACCAGGCTCAGCTTGTGGTCTTTTTATTTGATGGTTTCAGGTTTCAGGTTTCAGGTTCTGACTATATTGTAGAAATCGAAAAAGTAAAAAACAAATACCCTCTTAAGCCTATATTAGTTGTCGTCAATAAGGTTGATTTATTGAGTGAAAATGAAATTGAGAACATTAATCAAAAACTTGAAACTTTAAACTTAAAACTTCTAAAAATTTCGGCTAAAGAAAATATTGGAGTGGAAGAATTAAAGAACCAACTGCTTTCTTATGTCAATACCGGAGCACTTCGTAATAATGAAACTATTGTAACCAATACAAGACATTACGATTCTCTACTTAAAGCACTGGATGAAATTCAGAAAGTAAAATTTGGTCTTGAAACGAATCTTTCAAGCGACCTTATTGCACTTGATATTCGCGAAGCTTTATACCAATTTGGCCTTATTACCGGTCAGGTTTCTAATGATGAATTACTAGGGAATATTTTTGCTAATTTCTGTATTGGAAAATAGAGAGACAAAATATCACAAAACAACAACAAACAAATCAGTTAAAATATTGATAATCAATATTTTAACTCGTTTTTATTTCAATTTTACTTTGGATATTATGCGATGTTTTGTTTAAATTTGTACCTCATTTGTACCTCGAAATTCGAGTTACAGATAAATATTTTTTTTTGGCCAAATGATGGCACACAGAGACACACATAGACACAGTGGGACACTTAAAGTCACAAATTCTATGAGTTCAAAAATCGAGATTACCAGAATCTGCGAATGCTGTAAAAATGAGTTCACAGCGCGCACAACAAAAACACTTTACTGCTCTCTAAAATGTAGCTCCAGGGCTTATAAATCAAGGACTAGACAATCTAAAATTGATCAGAGCAACAAGGAGACAGAAAAGGCTAAAAATCCAAATTTGGAGGTCATAAAGACCAAAGATTATATCGATGTTAAAATGGCCAGTAATTTGCTCGGTATAAGCAGAAGGACCATATACAGGCTCATCGAGCGTGGCGAGCTTGATATTGCTAAGTTCGGAACCCGAACCGTTCTGCGAAGATGTGATCTGGATGCCTTTTTCTCTATTCCTTTAGAGGAATCAATGCTTCGGCCTGTTCAGGAATTTCCTGGATTAGAAAATTGCTATACCATAACACAGATTCAGCAAAAATTTGGAATCTCACCAGGAGCACTGTACATGCTTATACAGCGCCGAGGAATAACAAAATATTCAGTAGGGAAATTTAATTACGTTGCTAAACGCGACATTAATATAATATTTAATGCAAGGGAAGATGAAAAAGATTAATGTACAACTAAGAGAGAAGTCAATATCAAATGGAAAGATATCTCTTTATCTGGATTATTATCCGCCAATTCTAAACACAGAAACCGGCCAACTTACAAGAAGGGAATTTCTTAAACTGTATCTATTTGCCAAACCTTCTAATCAATTTCAAAAACGTTCTAACATTGAAAGCCTTCATATAGCAGAGCAAATTAAAATCCGCAAACTGACTGAACTTCGTAAAGATGAGATATACTCAGTCTTCGAACTGGAGCAGTTGGAAATACAAAAAATAGGACAAGGCTCGTTCTTAGAATATTTTAAAAATCTAAGTGAAAAAAAAATAGGCAAAAATTATCAAATATGGACTACTGCCATTGCCCATTTTGAGAATTTTTTAAATGGACATGATATTCTATTTAAAGATGTCACGGTTACTTTAATGGAAGACTATAAAGAATATTTACTGCGGGCAAAAAGCAGAAGAGAAAGCGATAAAACATTAGCGCAAAATACGGCGCTATCCTATCACAATAAACTTAAAACCACATTAAAAAGGGCCTACAGAGAAGGTAAACTCAGGACTGATATTAATGCAGGAATTGATTCCATAAAAGAAAAAGAATCCCAACGAAATTTTTTAACGATGAGCGAAGCTAAAAAATTATTTCAAACACCATGTTCAAGTGATATTGTACGCAATATCGCAATGTTTTCTACTCTGACAGGACTTAGATACTCGGACATTGCGAAATTAAACTGGTCCGAACTCCAATTTATTGAAAATGACGGACATTACATCCGATTTAAACAAAAGAAAACCGAAGGACTTCAAACAATCCCTATTTCTGATGAAGCTTTTTATATTCTAGGCAAAACAGGTGGCGAAAACAAAGATGAGAGAGTCTTTAAAAATCTAAAAAAATGGGAAGTAGACAGAGTTTTGCCTATATGGATAGCAGATGCCGGCATTAACAAACACATTACCTTTCACTGTTTTCGTCATACTTATGCAACTTTACAAGTTTCTTCGGGTACAGATATTTTCACCGTCTCTAAAATGCTAGGGCATAAAAGTGTAAAAACAACGCAGATCTACACAAAAATTATTGATGAGAAAAAGAGAGAAGCTGCAGAAAGAATTACTCTAAAATAGATATAAAAAAAAGCCATCACATACTGTTGTGATGACTTTATAAGCTTTAAAAAATTTTAGTATGATCGCGTCTTAGCTCATTTTGTATCTCTGTTTTAGTTTTTATTCTACCTGCACTAATCCATTCCAACAATTCAGTTCGATAAAAATAAAGCCTTTTACCTTGCTTATTTGCAGGTATTTCATTCCTGCATACTTTTGAGTAAATTGTAGCTACTGATAGTTTTAAAAATTTAGCGGCTGCCTCTATAGTAAGAAGCTCTTCTGATTTATTGAAATGGGAATGGCTTAACTCCTGAAGCAGCTGCTCTATCTTATCAACTTTTAGATATAACTTACCAACTACAACAGGTAAATTTTCGAACGTAAACTCATCCATCGCTAATAGAATTAAAAGTTATTTTTAAGTATCATCTATTCTTCCAAAAAATATATTTTACTAGCCTTTGTCTTCTTAAAAGAAGGCTCATATTTTATGTATCCGTATTTGCTCAATTCCCCAATACACTTATAATAAGTATATGGTGACGAAATTTTTGCTATTGATGTAATCTCATATCTAGATGCTTCAATAGGATTTATAAATCCCTTGCCCGTTCGAAATTGAAGCAGAGCTGCATATATGGCAATATGAGTTGTACCAATCCGGAAATCCTTTTCAATGGCTGAGAAGAAATCTGTCAAAGGTTTTAAAGTCTCCATAATCTTAGTTTATATTCTTTTGCGATTAGATACTTGCTTTTTACTGAATTATTAAGCAGAATTCATTTTTAGGATTCTCATCGTAAAAAAATTAATCTACCTCACGAGTATATCAGTTTTTAACTTCTGCTTCTACCCTATCGCTACTATCAAAGGTGTTCATTACTTAATTCTTAATATTACACTATAGACTAAACGGATCTACTCACTTTTCTCCTTCGCGTATTCTCCTTCTTTTCTGCGCGCTCAGGTTCTGTATCAGAATCCTGTTGTTTAGAATTTTTTGCGATCACCTTTTCATTGGATTCTGACTGTTTCTGATCCTTATCTACTCGATGGTTAATTCTCATCAAATTTGCATCGTAGATATTAATCGTTTTAAAATGAGGATTGGCCTCAATAAACTGCTTCACTTCTGTACCTTGTTTCATAAATGTAACAGATTGAATATTTCCCTTTTTCAAAGAGTTCAAAAGATCTTCTTTGTATTGAGGAGTTCCCAACTCTTTAATAGAGTGCTTGGCCAGAGCCGCTTCAAGATCATAACCGTAATTCTGATGATATTGATTCAACTTAAAATTACCGGTACCGTCTTCGGTTTGTTTAAAATCTAATTTTAACCGTGCCTATCTTCAGAATGTCATGGAGCAGCTGGAGGGACAGATAGCATCTACTAAGATATCTATGGCAAGGCTTTCCAGTGCACAGCTTTACTATGTGCTCTCTGGAAATGACTTCACACTTGACATTAATAATCCTGAAGAGCCCAAGATTGTCTGCATGGGAAACAACCCGCTTAAAATTCAAACCTATGGCGCTGTTCTCTCGCTTTATGTGAGCAGGCTCATTAAGCAGGTAAACCAGAAAGACAGGATTAAAAGCAGTCTCATATTTGATGAATTCCCGACCATCTATCTCAATAATATGGACAGCCTGATCGCCACGGCAAGAAGCAATAAAGTAAGCACCTGTTTGGGGATTCAAGACTTCAGCCAGCTGCGCAAGGATTACGGCCGCGAACAGGCGGATGTAATTGTTAACATAGTTGGAAATATTGTTTCAGGACAGGTCAGCGGAGACACGGCCAAACAGCTCTCCGAACGTTTTGGAAAAATAATGCAGGACCGCGAGAGTATTTCCATAAACAGCTCGGATACCTCAATCAGCAGATCAAAACAGTTGGAAGCTGCATTGCCTGCTTCTAAAATTTCCAGTTTGAGTTCCGGTGAATTTATAGGCATAACAGCCGATAATCCCAACTGTAAAATAGAACTCAAAACATTTCATTCGGAAATAATCAATGATCACGAGCAGCTTAAAATAGAAGAACGCTCCTATCAGGGAATTAGCTCTGTTCGTATTATAAACAACGTAATTATTGAACGCAATTATCTTCAGATAAAAGAAGATATATCCGAAATTGTAAATTCAGAAATGGAGCGCCTTATCCATGACCCTGCTCTGTCTCATTTAGTTATCAAAAAGAAAAAATAATCACTCGCTGCTTTAATTATTTTCTTGAAGCAGATTAAAGAAAAATATTTTTTAACTGCCCGATTCTTTTATAATCTGCAGTGTCTTTTCGTCCAGCTCTCCATTGTAATATTTGTCAAACACCTGCCTGAAACATTCAGACGTATCAGGCAGAAGGCTGAACAGCGTCATGCAGGATTTTAGCTTTCTTTCATCTGGCCTCCCAAGGATTTCCAGTGCCGTTTTGTTCTCGATTTGGAGCATTGCACATGTAATTTCATCAAGCCGTCTGCCCAGAATCGGATGATTGAAATACTTTGAAGCCTCCTTCAGGTTTTCAATGCCGTAAAAGATATTGTAATCCGTGAAGCCCAGCCCTCTTAGCTGCGGGAATATAAACCACATCCAGTGGGTCTGTTTTCTTCCTGCTCTGATTTCCAGCAGTGCATTGTTATAGGATTGCTGCTGCGCTTCCAAAAAACGGTCCAGATCATATTGCTTTTCCATTGAAGGTTTTTTAATTACTTTTTTTTATCTTACTATACTCTATCAGTACAATCTCTATTGCATTTTTTCAGTATTTTTATCTTATAAATTTACCACTAATATTTACAAAGACATTTTCATGAGTTGGAAAAACATTAAGAATGTAAAATTTTATTTGCTCCTGAAACCTACTGTGGTATAATGTCTGTTTTTTTATTTAATCAGTTTGCTCTTTGGGCTCTAATTACATCAAATCCTTTTTTTGCTTTTAGTATTTTAGAAATTAATACACATTAACACATGGATGCCATTTCTCCCGACTTTACCGAAAAAACAAAGAAAATATTAGCAAAAATGGCTAGTGAGCGCTGCTGTTTATGTGAAGAAATTACCAGTATTCCAAATTCTTCTGATTCGAACTATGTGCGGATAGGTGAAGCGGCGCATATATCCGGAGCAAGGAAATCATCGGACCTCAGATTTATTGAAAATCTGACTAATGAAGACAGGAAAAATCATACCAATGGTATCTGGCTTTGCAGTAACTGCCATACTACAATAGATCAGGATGAGATTTTTTTCACCATTGATAAACTGCATAAAATACGGGCAGAACATTATCAAAGAATACGAAACGGCCGCTACAGCAAAAGTTCATTTACAAAAATTGATGAACTTAATGCAGAAATAATAAAGCTCAATCAAAAAATTAAAGATAAAGAAAAATTGCTCCAGCAGAGTGACAAGATTTTTCAAATTGAAATTACCGATCTTCGCATGAAGATCCAGAATTTAATTCAGCAGAAAGAAAAACTTTGGGAAGACTACAATTCTATTCTAATCAACATTGAGCAGGCGGATCAGTTTGACGAAATATACAGGCTAGTCTTCGAAGAAAATAATCTGGAACGTGCTTTAGAGTATTTATCTGACGATAAACTTGAGAAGGAAGAAAAGAAATTAGCGAGGCAGTACATCTTAAAAGCAGATATTTTTAAGCTTCAAAATAAAAAGGAAGCAGCTCAATACTACCGCAAGGCATATGCAGTCCATCAAAGCTTTAATGTTGCCAAATTCTATATCCGTTACCTGGACGATATCCGCAATTTTAATTCTTTAGCAGAATTTATGATAGAAATTCTTGAAACAGGTCTTAATATTGAAGACAGGATAGCACTAAACGGACAGCTTGGAACCATCTACAGCAAAATAAATCCAGACCTAGCCGAAAAATATTATAAGACTGCTATAAATTTAATCGACCAGAAGATTGAACATGACCCTCACTATTATACCTTAAAAGCAGGATTTCTAAATTATTTGGGCGCCTCTTATAAAAACAATAATAATCTGGTTGCAGCTCTTTCGGCATGTGAAGAATCATTAACAATTTTCATCTCTGGAAAAATCCCCCTTGAAGATAAAGAAATAGTATTTTATGAGTTGGCGGCACTGTATAACACAATCGCTCGCATTTATATTTTAAATCAAAATTACGTGGAAGCTGAGCAATATGTACACCTAGCAGTAAAAATTGCAAAAGAAAAAATTAACGATGAAGGGGAATTACTGGCTACCATCTATATAAATTTCTGCAGTCTCTTTAATCTGTCAAATTCGACAGACAATAAGGCATTCGTTGAGATTGTTGATCAAACCATCTCCATTTTCACCGCCCTTTATGAAAAAAATCCCCTTCAGTTTGTTGAAAAACTAGTAGCATCACACTGCAAAAAAGCGGAGTTCAGTTTTGCCCTTAATCATATTGAAGAGTTTCACCATCACCTTGCCGTATCTGAAATTATTTCACAGCAGTTTGTCGAGCTTCACCAGAAGGGATTTGAATTTCTTCTCTCAGAAATATACATTCGTAGAGCTAGTTTTTACATAATTTCAGGGGATTCTAAAATGGCATCCGAACAGGTTGATAAAGCACTGCTTTATTTTGAGAATTCACAGTTCAATGACTCTGATACCATTTCGAAATATGCCTCTTTATCACTTTTGAAATGCAGGCTTACCGATAATAGGGATCAAAAGAAAAATCTCTTAGTTAGAGTAAAACAAAAGATGAAGCCGTTTATAAATAATAACTCAACCTCATTATATATTTATAATGAAATTCAACAGGAACTTAAAAAAATATAATGTGACCTAAACAAGATTTCAAACAGTCCAGATACTCACCCAACCCGCATACAATTTTAAAAAATTGAAAAATTGAAATATCAGATTTTGAAGCAGAAGATAAAACTTTGCATCTGCAGCAAGCTAATATTAAAGCGCCTTTACCAGTGGCAAGTTTATCCAAAGAAGCCTCTCCGGAATGATAGAATGCAAAATAAACCAGCTTTAAAAATACTTTCAGTACCAATTGCTTCAGATTTTGGTGGAAATCCATAAAAACTGATTTAATAAAAAACGGATCGGAGTTAATTTTGTCTTTATTTTTATATAAAGTGTTGAAGTTATTGCAATGATCGTTTGTAATTGATACAGGGCTTCAAAAATAACTATGGAAAAATTTAGAAAAGCCGCTTATCTAGCCTGAGTATTCGAAATAAAAAATGCTATATTTGGATAGATCGTGTCTTCTGGCAATTTTTTTTTGTTACCGTTATCCCGCAATTCGTTAAAAATAAAGAGAAAAAACTCATTGGAGATGATCTTTAAAAAAAAAAATCTATGTCTTTAGTTAACTATGAACAGCCAATTGTTACGATCCTGTCTGCAGAGAATAAACCTATGGCTGCTGCAAATAAATCTTTTCCCTATAATCAGATAGCCGATCCACGCCGTTTTGAACAACTATTGTACTCCATTTACAGTATAAGGATCGCAGAAAACAGCTTTGAACAGTTTGACTCCGTTAGCCTGATGTCAGGAGTTAGCGAGAAAGGACGTGACTGCGCTTTGTTTACATCGGGAAAGAGCACCGGACTTATCCAGTGCAAAAAACATGGCACTAATCTTTCCATCGCCTCATTTGGGGAGGAGATAACAAAATTTGTGCTTTACAGCTTACTGGAACCAAAACTTATTGCCGACCCGGACAATTTTACTTATTACATCGCCGTATCCACAGGCTTTGTGTCGGATTGCAGTGATTTCATTGATAATTTCCATCAAAACATCATACAGGAAAAGCAGGAGCTTCAAAAGTGGATCGCAGGAAACTTAAAAAAGCCGACACTGAAGGATCTAAAACTTCAGCAAGATTCCCTGCTTGGCACTCTGCTTGATATTTTTTCCAGAATAAAGGTTAAGAAAATTGGCCCGTCTGACCTGGATGCACTGCTAACACTACCTTCATGCACCCACCTAATAGATTCTTTCTTTGATGTGCGTACCGTAATAAACCAGCAGGCTTCGCAAAAGATTATAAATTACCTTGACAATACACTTGATGAACCAAAAATAAAAGCAGCGCTGAAAAAAAGTTCTGCAGCTTTATCTTTGGAAAAAAACCATCTGGAGGAGATTGCCGATTCCCATATTGAAAGAAATGAAACACAGTTCCTTATGGATTGGATAACAGAAAAAAGCGACAGGGACAGTAAAGGCAGACCTTTAAATATCTGCCTTCTTGCCGGAAATGCGGGAATGGGCAAAACAGTCATTTTAAAAGATTTATATGATCGGCTTACTGAATTGGAAATTCCTGTTATGGGCCTAAAAGCTGACAGGCTGGTAAGTACCAGTATTGTTGAGTTGCAGCATAAAATCGGTCTTACTGTTCCAGTGCTGGATTTTATTGAACAGTGCAAAGAAAAATACCCGAAAACTGTAATTCTTATCGATCAGATTGATGCACTTTCCCAGGCAATGTCTGCAGACCGCAATTATCTTAGGGTTTTTAAAAGTATAATTGACTCTTACACCTACGATGCCAATGTACGGATAATAATATCGGTCAGACTTTTTGATCTTCATTATGACCCTTCGCTGAGAATCTATAAAAGTTTGAAAACGATCCATACTGAACCTTTTACGGAAGAGCAGGTCGCCGGACTGCTGGAGAAGGCAGGTATTGCACACAACAAACTAGCTCCTAAGCTCTTGCAGCTTTTGAGAACCCCAAACCATATCAATATCTTTACACGACTGCCTTCAGCGGTAAAATCATCAAACTCGATTAGAAACCTGCAGGATCTCTATACAGAACTTTACAAACTAAAGGTACTTACCGTTGATGCAGCAGCACCTGTGCAGCCGGCCGAATTAAAAAAAGTGCTTTTTAAAATCACCTCAAAAATGTTCGACAGCCAAAGCATTAACATAAGTGAACTTCCCTTTGAGGATTATAAAAAAGAACTAAATTATCTTGAAAGCGAGAGGCTGATCAAAATAGAGCAGGCACAGATACAGTTT
It encodes the following:
- a CDS encoding tetratricopeptide repeat protein, whose amino-acid sequence is MDAISPDFTEKTKKILAKMASERCCLCEEITSIPNSSDSNYVRIGEAAHISGARKSSDLRFIENLTNEDRKNHTNGIWLCSNCHTTIDQDEIFFTIDKLHKIRAEHYQRIRNGRYSKSSFTKIDELNAEIIKLNQKIKDKEKLLQQSDKIFQIEITDLRMKIQNLIQQKEKLWEDYNSILINIEQADQFDEIYRLVFEENNLERALEYLSDDKLEKEEKKLARQYILKADIFKLQNKKEAAQYYRKAYAVHQSFNVAKFYIRYLDDIRNFNSLAEFMIEILETGLNIEDRIALNGQLGTIYSKINPDLAEKYYKTAINLIDQKIEHDPHYYTLKAGFLNYLGASYKNNNNLVAALSACEESLTIFISGKIPLEDKEIVFYELAALYNTIARIYILNQNYVEAEQYVHLAVKIAKEKINDEGELLATIYINFCSLFNLSNSTDNKAFVEIVDQTISIFTALYEKNPLQFVEKLVASHCKKAEFSFALNHIEEFHHHLAVSEIISQQFVELHQKGFEFLLSEIYIRRASFYIISGDSKMASEQVDKALLYFENSQFNDSDTISKYASLSLLKCRLTDNRDQKKNLLVRVKQKMKPFINNNSTSLYIYNEIQQELKKI